In Pseudoalteromonas piratica, the following proteins share a genomic window:
- a CDS encoding GGDEF domain-containing protein, producing MSQQVSILRTKLDSAIKGRKQVEHAYKVQIDYLTQFIAKLSLVCKGLDLELDNRLAKYRSTIQKGVDYEQLVPLLDEISKLFKEQAARAESNLSALHQSVESAGKKLQRKQGLPDDLRRNLRTLLTSDLESVKTTTEFIPVLTRLVEIYHLVLEKKVAGNSDSTSIESKELAQELQNLISELAFEGDSGQRIDAIKQRISSEFNLSALLECCVEIIRIIVETISQERASAQKFLFAINETLSLLQASLMESVKRSSKINLQMENLNKQIQDKMNNISQEVDEAQNITTLKQLIAEKMESLTCDLAAKEKLEQLEREELVKTLREMGDRVNKLEKETEHYQERLAEQRFKSLQDSLTQLPNRAAFDERFALEYNTFKRDYHDLCIVVADIDHFKHINDNYGHSAGDKTLQVVAKALKKAIRVTDFIARFGGEEFVLIMPHSKLEQISVPLEKLRRSIKAIPFKFKQKSVTITISFGATQIKQSDSMQEAFDRADEALYEAKNTGRDRIVLKK from the coding sequence GTGTCTCAGCAAGTTAGTATTTTACGCACAAAATTAGATTCAGCGATCAAAGGCCGCAAACAAGTCGAACACGCTTATAAAGTTCAAATAGATTATTTAACCCAATTTATCGCTAAATTATCACTTGTTTGTAAAGGCTTAGATCTTGAATTAGATAACCGTCTGGCTAAGTACCGCAGTACAATTCAAAAAGGCGTTGATTACGAACAATTAGTGCCATTATTGGATGAAATTTCCAAACTATTTAAAGAACAAGCTGCTCGCGCTGAGTCCAATTTAAGCGCATTGCACCAAAGCGTTGAAAGTGCAGGCAAAAAATTACAGCGTAAACAAGGTCTTCCAGATGACTTACGTCGTAATCTACGCACCTTATTAACGTCAGACCTAGAGAGCGTCAAAACTACTACTGAATTCATCCCAGTGCTCACTAGGTTAGTTGAGATATACCACTTGGTACTTGAAAAAAAAGTAGCCGGTAATAGTGATTCCACTTCGATTGAATCAAAAGAATTAGCACAAGAATTACAAAATTTAATTAGTGAACTCGCTTTTGAAGGCGACAGTGGTCAACGCATTGACGCGATTAAGCAACGAATCAGTTCGGAGTTCAATCTTTCGGCTTTACTAGAATGCTGTGTTGAAATTATTCGTATTATTGTAGAAACCATTTCACAAGAACGTGCTTCCGCACAAAAGTTTTTATTTGCAATCAACGAAACCTTGTCGTTACTTCAAGCTTCATTAATGGAGTCAGTTAAGCGTTCAAGTAAAATTAATTTGCAAATGGAAAACTTGAATAAGCAGATCCAAGATAAAATGAACAATATCAGCCAAGAGGTTGATGAAGCTCAGAACATCACAACGTTAAAGCAGTTAATCGCTGAAAAAATGGAATCTCTCACTTGTGATTTAGCTGCCAAAGAAAAGTTAGAGCAACTTGAACGCGAAGAACTCGTAAAAACATTGCGTGAAATGGGTGATCGAGTAAATAAACTCGAGAAAGAAACAGAACATTATCAAGAGCGTCTTGCCGAACAACGTTTCAAAAGTTTACAAGATAGCTTAACCCAATTGCCAAACCGCGCCGCGTTTGATGAACGTTTTGCGCTTGAGTACAACACCTTTAAACGTGACTATCATGATCTCTGTATCGTTGTTGCTGACATTGATCACTTTAAACATATTAATGATAATTACGGTCACAGTGCAGGTGATAAAACACTACAAGTTGTTGCTAAAGCACTGAAAAAAGCAATCAGAGTGACAGATTTTATCGCACGCTTTGGTGGTGAAGAATTTGTGTTAATTATGCCACACAGTAAATTAGAACAAATCAGTGTACCACTTGAGAAACTAAGGCGTTCAATTAAAGCCATTCCATTTAAATTTAAGCAAAAATCAGTAACCATCACCATTTCGTTTGGGGCAACTCAGATTAAACAATCTGATTCAATGCAAGAAGCGTTTGATCGTGCCGATGAAGCGCTTTATGAAGCCAAAAATACAGGTCGCGATCGTATCGTTCTTAAAAAATAA
- the ppnN gene encoding nucleotide 5'-monophosphate nucleosidase PpnN → MQVQINPSGALDLLSQLEVEALKRSSTSEVYRLFRNCSLAVLNVGSHTDSSSEIYDKYQDFDINLICRERGIKVELLNPPEHAFVDGKIINGINEHLLAVIRDILFIKDKYQDGKLNLTSASHITHVVFDMLRNARALKPSEDPNMIVCWGGHSIKEPEYKYTKEVGYQLGLRHFNICTGCGPGAMKGPMKGATIGHAKQRFTDNRYLGLTEPSIIAAEPPNPIVNQLVILPDIEKRLEAFVRTAHGIIIFPGGAGTAEELLYLLGILLHPDNQKQVLPVVLTGPESARAYFDELVKFVKDTLGEEALSKFKVIIDDPEAVGKYFAQSMPQVREYRKERGDAYHFNWSLKIEPEFQLPFYPTHENMANLNLEIKQPTEQLAANLRRAFSGIVAGNVKDEGIKAIKRHGVFSLSGDTSLMLKMDTLLSAFVAQGRMKLPGSVYTPCYKIET, encoded by the coding sequence ATGCAAGTACAGATCAATCCATCTGGAGCACTAGATTTACTTTCCCAACTTGAAGTAGAGGCACTAAAACGCTCTTCTACCAGTGAAGTCTATCGTCTATTTCGTAATTGCTCACTAGCAGTATTAAACGTAGGTAGTCATACAGATTCTAGCTCTGAAATTTATGATAAATATCAAGACTTCGATATTAATCTTATTTGTCGTGAGCGCGGCATTAAAGTTGAATTACTTAACCCACCTGAACATGCCTTTGTCGATGGCAAAATTATCAATGGTATTAACGAACATTTGTTAGCTGTAATACGCGACATCTTATTTATTAAAGATAAATACCAAGATGGCAAACTTAACCTGACAAGTGCCTCACACATCACACATGTTGTGTTTGATATGCTTCGAAATGCTCGAGCGTTAAAACCAAGTGAAGACCCGAATATGATCGTCTGTTGGGGCGGTCACTCTATCAAAGAGCCTGAATACAAATACACCAAAGAAGTTGGTTATCAGCTTGGTTTAAGACATTTCAATATTTGTACTGGTTGTGGCCCAGGTGCAATGAAAGGTCCTATGAAAGGGGCAACGATAGGCCATGCTAAACAACGTTTTACAGATAACCGATATTTAGGTCTAACAGAGCCAAGTATTATTGCTGCAGAACCACCAAACCCTATTGTTAATCAGTTAGTCATTCTTCCTGACATTGAAAAGCGTTTAGAAGCGTTTGTTAGAACTGCACATGGTATAATCATCTTTCCAGGTGGCGCTGGTACCGCTGAAGAGTTGTTATACCTTTTAGGTATTTTACTTCACCCTGATAACCAGAAGCAGGTGCTGCCGGTTGTCTTAACAGGGCCAGAGTCTGCTAGAGCTTATTTTGATGAGCTTGTTAAATTTGTAAAAGATACTTTAGGTGAGGAAGCGCTATCTAAGTTTAAAGTCATTATTGATGATCCTGAGGCAGTAGGTAAATATTTCGCTCAGAGCATGCCGCAAGTGCGCGAATACCGAAAAGAACGAGGTGACGCGTATCACTTCAATTGGTCATTAAAAATTGAGCCCGAGTTCCAGCTACCTTTTTATCCTACACATGAAAATATGGCCAATTTAAACCTCGAAATAAAACAACCCACAGAGCAATTAGCGGCAAATTTAAGACGTGCTTTTTCCGGAATTGTAGCTGGTAATGTAAAAGACGAAGGAATTAAAGCGATTAAACGCCATGGCGTATTCTCACTATCAGGTGACACATCGTTAATGTTGAAGATGGATACCTTACTAAGTGCCTTTGTTGCCCAAGGTAGAATGAAATTACCAGGCTCTGTGTATACACCTTGTTATAAAATAGAGACTTAA
- a CDS encoding isocitrate dehydrogenase, with product MSKQTITVIKGDGIGPSIIDSALEILNAVGCDFEYEFVDAGLTALENTGELLPQATLEAIERNKITLKGPLTTPVGEGFTSINVTLRKKFNLYANVRPVKSFEGTKARYDDIDIITIRENTQGMYSGLGQVVSEDGSEAEAMSKITREGAEKIVTFAYELAKREGRKKVTAVHKANILKSTSGLFLKVAREVGERYPEIESAEMIVDATCMKLVMNPEEFDVMVTTNLFGDILSDLCAGLVGGLGMAPGANIGQDAAIFEAVHGSAPDIAGKNLANPTSVILASIQMLEYLGEADKAERIRNAIAHVIKTGDRTTRDLGGSHGTTDFTQAVIEAL from the coding sequence ATGTCTAAGCAAACCATTACGGTTATTAAAGGCGATGGTATCGGTCCAAGCATCATTGATTCAGCGCTTGAGATCTTAAATGCAGTTGGTTGCGATTTTGAATATGAATTTGTTGATGCTGGTCTAACAGCGCTTGAAAATACAGGTGAACTTTTACCTCAAGCAACGTTAGAAGCAATCGAACGAAATAAAATCACTTTAAAAGGCCCACTTACAACTCCTGTTGGTGAAGGCTTTACTTCAATTAACGTGACATTACGTAAAAAATTCAACTTGTACGCAAACGTCCGTCCTGTTAAGTCGTTTGAAGGCACTAAAGCACGTTATGATGATATTGATATCATCACTATCCGTGAAAATACACAAGGTATGTACTCTGGCCTTGGTCAAGTAGTATCAGAAGATGGTTCTGAAGCAGAAGCAATGTCAAAAATCACTCGTGAAGGTGCTGAGAAAATTGTTACATTTGCGTATGAGCTTGCTAAACGTGAAGGCCGTAAAAAAGTAACGGCTGTTCATAAAGCAAACATCCTTAAATCAACATCAGGACTGTTCTTAAAAGTTGCACGAGAAGTAGGTGAACGCTACCCTGAAATTGAATCAGCTGAAATGATTGTTGACGCAACTTGTATGAAGCTAGTGATGAACCCTGAAGAATTTGATGTAATGGTTACGACTAACCTATTCGGTGATATTCTTTCTGATTTATGTGCTGGACTTGTTGGTGGCTTAGGTATGGCGCCAGGCGCAAATATCGGTCAAGATGCAGCAATTTTTGAAGCAGTACACGGTAGTGCGCCAGATATTGCTGGTAAAAACCTTGCAAACCCAACATCTGTAATTTTAGCATCTATTCAAATGCTTGAGTATTTAGGTGAAGCAGATAAAGCTGAACGTATCCGTAATGCAATTGCCCATGTTATTAAAACAGGTGATCGCACCACACGCGACTTAGGTGGTAGCCACGGTACCACTGACTTTACACAAGCTGTTATCGAAGCTTTATAA
- a CDS encoding acetolactate synthase 3 large subunit yields MDSNKMSGAELVVQALKALKVKYIFGYPGGSVLDIYDALFAENELDHILVRHEQAATHMADGFARATGEVGVVLATSGPGATNCVTGIATAYMDSIPMVVLSGQVPTNLIGDDAFQETDIVGCSRPIVKHSFNCRDAEKIPETLAKAFYLAASGRPGPVVVELPKDILNPALSFDYIMPDDIAMRSYSPNTKGHPKQIKKAANAILNAKRLVIYSGGGVVLSDTSEQLTNLVEKLNAPCTNTLMGLGGIPGTHPNFIGMLGMHGNLEANKAMANADVILALGARFDDRVTNNVKKFCPNATIVQVDVDPTSISKTIHCHIPVVGDLATVFEQLQAAINKSDIQIDRAAQEDWWRQINNWREQRCLSFDSEDKKIKPQAAIQALYKVTNGDAYISSDVGQHQMFAAQYYPFDKPRQWINSGGLGTMGFGFPAAMGVKLAFPEKESVCVTGDGSIQMNIQELSTCMQYGLPVKIVSLNNRSLGMVRQWQDMIYSGRHSCSYMESLPDFVKLAESYGHVGVRIDHPSELEEKLKEAFAHKDRLVFIDINVDESEHVYPMQIRHGAVDDMWLKKGVKA; encoded by the coding sequence ATGGACAGTAATAAAATGTCTGGTGCTGAACTGGTTGTTCAAGCATTAAAAGCATTAAAGGTTAAATATATTTTTGGTTACCCCGGTGGCAGCGTATTGGATATTTACGATGCCTTGTTCGCCGAAAATGAACTTGATCATATTTTAGTGCGTCACGAACAAGCTGCGACCCATATGGCCGATGGATTTGCTCGTGCTACAGGTGAAGTTGGTGTTGTATTGGCAACATCTGGACCCGGGGCAACAAACTGTGTTACCGGCATTGCAACTGCATACATGGACTCAATACCAATGGTTGTGTTATCAGGCCAAGTTCCGACAAATCTAATTGGTGACGATGCATTCCAAGAAACCGATATTGTGGGGTGTTCTCGCCCAATAGTAAAACATAGTTTTAATTGTCGTGACGCTGAAAAGATCCCTGAAACACTTGCAAAAGCATTTTACTTAGCCGCATCAGGTAGACCTGGTCCTGTAGTAGTTGAATTACCAAAAGACATTCTTAACCCCGCGCTTTCGTTTGATTATATTATGCCAGACGATATTGCGATGCGCTCTTATAGTCCAAATACTAAAGGTCATCCAAAGCAAATTAAAAAAGCAGCTAATGCTATTTTAAACGCAAAACGCTTAGTCATCTATTCAGGTGGCGGCGTTGTATTATCAGATACATCTGAACAATTAACCAACTTAGTTGAGAAACTTAACGCCCCTTGCACGAATACATTAATGGGTTTAGGCGGTATCCCTGGTACACACCCTAACTTTATCGGCATGCTGGGAATGCACGGTAACCTAGAAGCGAACAAGGCAATGGCTAACGCAGATGTAATTCTCGCTTTAGGTGCCCGTTTTGATGACCGTGTTACTAATAATGTTAAAAAATTCTGTCCGAATGCCACAATCGTTCAAGTTGATGTCGATCCAACATCAATCTCGAAAACGATTCACTGCCATATTCCAGTTGTTGGCGATCTAGCAACCGTATTTGAACAGTTACAAGCTGCTATTAATAAAAGTGATATTCAAATCGATCGTGCTGCGCAGGAAGATTGGTGGCGTCAAATCAATAATTGGCGGGAACAACGTTGTTTAAGTTTTGACAGCGAGGACAAAAAAATCAAACCACAAGCTGCTATTCAAGCTTTATATAAGGTTACTAACGGTGATGCCTATATCAGTTCAGATGTAGGACAGCATCAAATGTTTGCTGCACAATATTACCCTTTTGATAAACCACGCCAATGGATTAACTCTGGCGGCCTCGGCACGATGGGTTTTGGATTTCCTGCAGCCATGGGTGTTAAGCTTGCCTTCCCTGAAAAAGAATCTGTTTGTGTTACAGGTGATGGGTCAATTCAAATGAATATTCAAGAATTATCAACCTGCATGCAATATGGTTTACCGGTAAAAATTGTGTCTTTGAATAACCGCTCGCTAGGTATGGTTCGCCAATGGCAAGATATGATTTATTCAGGTCGACACTCATGTTCTTACATGGAGTCATTACCTGACTTTGTTAAATTAGCAGAGAGTTACGGTCATGTAGGGGTGCGAATAGACCATCCAAGCGAGCTTGAAGAAAAACTAAAAGAAGCCTTTGCGCATAAAGACCGCCTTGTATTTATAGATATTAATGTTGATGAATCTGAACATGTATACCCAATGCAAATTCGACATGGGGCAGTAGACGATATGTGGTTAAAGAAAGGAGTAAAAGCATAA
- a CDS encoding DUF3192 domain-containing protein, producing MNNKIFKYIVLGLGLYAIAAGLVINFYKDDPQGMFWQDRESFNKRYLSKLKVDDPVFLDQVFNNLGSPDLTFAKRSGDDVFQIIYYRTQHEHSDGITTKDECTGMFFKNEQLVAWGPGAEIAYDKVN from the coding sequence ATGAATAATAAGATTTTTAAATATATCGTCTTAGGACTGGGTCTTTATGCAATTGCAGCTGGTTTAGTTATCAATTTTTATAAAGATGACCCGCAAGGCATGTTCTGGCAAGATCGTGAATCCTTCAATAAACGTTATCTCAGTAAGCTTAAAGTGGATGACCCTGTCTTTTTAGATCAAGTGTTTAATAATCTTGGTTCCCCAGACCTTACTTTTGCGAAACGTTCAGGCGATGATGTTTTTCAAATAATCTACTATCGTACACAACATGAACATTCTGACGGCATTACAACCAAGGATGAATGTACAGGCATGTTTTTTAAAAATGAACAACTTGTTGCTTGGGGACCTGGCGCAGAAATTGCGTATGATAAAGTGAACTAA
- the xni gene encoding flap endonuclease Xni has protein sequence MTTHLLLIDALNLIRRVYAVDSQQSGENDQLALKNTFFRVQNAARKLINQTKATHAIVVFDGDHSWRYHYYPEYKKSRKPMPSPLAKGLSELYNAFSSLGISVYQPQHDEADDVIATLATKAAQSQISCTIVSTDKGFLPLLSQHIAVYDYFKSTYIDIADVKNKFSVAHHQLIDYWALNGDKTNDIPGVAGIGKQGAINLLTHYDNVESALQCSSPPDELKRVMNKLNNNQEEYIRAKLLVSLRQDIHLGFSLKALRLPN, from the coding sequence ATGACAACTCACCTACTTTTGATCGATGCATTAAACTTAATTCGACGTGTTTATGCCGTGGATAGTCAACAATCTGGTGAGAATGATCAGTTAGCGTTAAAAAATACTTTTTTCCGTGTTCAAAATGCGGCTAGGAAACTGATAAACCAAACCAAAGCAACACACGCAATCGTTGTTTTCGATGGTGATCATAGTTGGCGTTATCACTATTATCCCGAATATAAAAAATCACGTAAACCTATGCCCTCTCCTTTAGCAAAAGGCTTATCAGAACTCTATAACGCCTTTTCAAGTCTAGGTATTAGCGTCTATCAACCTCAGCATGATGAAGCAGATGACGTTATTGCAACTTTAGCTACTAAAGCCGCACAAAGTCAGATAAGTTGCACCATTGTCTCTACTGACAAAGGTTTTTTACCCTTGTTAAGTCAACATATTGCGGTATACGATTATTTTAAAAGTACCTATATAGATATCGCTGATGTAAAAAATAAGTTCTCAGTTGCTCATCATCAGCTTATAGACTACTGGGCGTTGAATGGTGATAAGACCAATGACATACCGGGCGTTGCTGGCATTGGTAAACAAGGTGCCATAAACTTACTTACACATTATGACAATGTTGAGTCTGCTCTTCAGTGCAGTTCACCTCCAGATGAGTTAAAGCGTGTAATGAACAAGTTGAATAACAACCAAGAAGAATATATTCGTGCTAAGCTATTGGTTAGTTTACGCCAAGATATTCACCTTGGTTTCAGTTTAAAGGCATTACGTTTACCAAATTAA
- a CDS encoding M61 family metallopeptidase, translating into MKALFSSLILGAISFSSSLIADVKYQLSIENGEHHLGKVTATFPAGNEKLNISLPSWRTGRYEILDMANGIRLFDAKDATGNPLNWQKIDSNTWQINADPSSTVNISYEVYANELAMRSRHIDDSHAFIDASGFFMFAEDYRQESIVVDLNVPKDWRSVSGLETGEHPHQFIAENYDVLVDSPIETGINKLFKWQVDGRDYELVIWGEGNYDTDQMIADLKKLVKTGADIWHAYPYKRYVFMVHATSGARGATEHLNSTIIQRQRDSFLERDDYIGFITTASHEFVHTWNVKGYRPQGLTPYNYIGHNYTDLLWIAEGSTSYFDDLLLIRGGIITLKEYFKGLSRNINKHLARPGREIQSASETSFDKWINQGGDHDINYSTNIYSEGALISWALDAKLIEESKGKVSYRDVHKALYKDFPLPQGFTSDDVKQILKAVSGKDYANWWQQNVDSPAELNFEAMLQSVGLVFDYPKGVKFQPQAEMSGNYKNGQLFLERVKRNGAAWHAGLTPGDIVFAINGKRISESFDNYIKRFKTGDTLEISYFRRDEIHTTQLTLSKKANKAKSISLVENPTRLQKHLFKAWLGVDYPSSL; encoded by the coding sequence ATGAAAGCATTATTTTCTTCATTAATCTTAGGCGCAATTAGCTTTAGTTCTTCACTCATTGCGGATGTTAAATACCAACTTTCAATCGAAAATGGGGAACATCATCTTGGAAAAGTAACTGCTACTTTCCCCGCAGGGAATGAAAAGTTAAATATTTCACTGCCTTCATGGCGCACAGGCCGTTACGAAATATTAGATATGGCCAATGGCATACGTTTATTTGATGCGAAAGATGCGACAGGTAATCCGCTCAATTGGCAAAAGATTGATTCCAATACATGGCAAATTAATGCCGATCCTTCATCAACAGTAAATATTTCTTATGAAGTCTATGCAAATGAACTTGCTATGCGTTCTCGTCATATTGACGACAGCCATGCTTTTATCGATGCATCTGGCTTTTTTATGTTTGCTGAAGACTATCGTCAAGAAAGTATCGTAGTAGATTTAAATGTACCGAAAGATTGGCGGAGTGTATCCGGACTTGAAACAGGAGAACATCCGCACCAATTTATCGCTGAAAACTATGATGTCTTGGTTGATTCACCGATTGAGACTGGCATTAATAAACTGTTCAAATGGCAAGTTGATGGCCGAGATTATGAATTGGTAATTTGGGGAGAAGGTAATTACGATACTGATCAAATGATTGCTGATTTGAAAAAACTAGTTAAAACAGGCGCTGATATTTGGCATGCATACCCTTACAAGCGCTATGTTTTTATGGTTCACGCTACTAGCGGTGCGCGTGGCGCAACAGAGCATTTAAATTCAACAATAATCCAAAGACAACGTGATTCATTTTTAGAGCGTGATGATTACATCGGATTTATCACGACTGCATCTCATGAATTTGTTCATACGTGGAATGTGAAGGGTTACCGACCTCAAGGTTTAACTCCCTACAATTATATCGGTCATAACTACACTGATTTGTTATGGATTGCTGAGGGGTCTACAAGTTATTTCGATGATTTATTACTCATCCGGGGTGGCATTATAACCCTTAAAGAATATTTTAAAGGCTTATCACGTAATATTAATAAACATTTAGCGCGTCCAGGACGCGAAATTCAATCAGCAAGTGAAACAAGCTTTGATAAATGGATTAACCAAGGCGGCGATCACGATATTAATTACTCAACTAATATCTACAGTGAAGGTGCGCTTATTTCATGGGCACTTGATGCAAAGCTTATTGAAGAAAGTAAAGGGAAGGTGAGTTATCGAGATGTTCATAAGGCACTTTATAAAGACTTCCCATTACCTCAAGGGTTTACAAGTGATGATGTAAAACAAATCTTAAAGGCTGTATCAGGCAAGGATTATGCAAACTGGTGGCAGCAAAATGTAGATTCACCAGCTGAACTCAATTTTGAAGCAATGTTGCAATCTGTTGGTCTGGTTTTTGATTACCCCAAAGGGGTTAAATTTCAACCGCAAGCTGAAATGAGCGGTAATTATAAAAACGGCCAATTGTTTTTAGAAAGAGTGAAACGCAATGGTGCTGCGTGGCATGCGGGCCTCACTCCCGGTGATATCGTTTTTGCAATCAATGGTAAGCGTATCAGTGAATCGTTTGATAACTATATCAAGCGCTTTAAAACAGGTGATACATTAGAAATTAGTTATTTTCGTCGTGATGAAATCCATACGACACAACTGACGTTGAGCAAAAAAGCAAATAAAGCAAAAAGTATCAGCTTAGTGGAAAATCCAACCAGATTACAGAAGCATTTATTTAAAGCTTGGTTGGGAGTTGACTACCCGAGTAGCCTTTAG
- a CDS encoding S9 family peptidase: protein MAATATFANETLTLEDLTKIQSVGQTAISPDGDSVAFTRSVPREIYVEKDGFNYSELYLTNAKGNERPFITGKVNISSLEYSADGKFVYFLAKFKEDKFRTIYRIPVDGGQWQKVIALKGTSISSYDLSPDNKKIAIIAKPAKPKTDKELAKLGFKAETYELGLTTAELMVIDLAINEDAVKLDGLAIDQYVSDVNWSSDAQKLLVKTQPSALIDDKYMKSTWHIYDLTNNKVVTSFATEGKLGAAEFSANGKYVAILGAEDKHDPATGRLYLANTETGKIENWLPNFAGHISDFEWANKSNTLHFVAQIDTESFIATIKPGSSKYKTKLKRGKLIAGRLSISDSDKTVAFSGHSRKHPSEAFMLRGKKEIRVSNSNNWLNDKRLAKQETISFNAEDGTRLDGVLVYPLDYQEGTQYPLIMSVHGGPESHDKDGWVTNYSRPGQVAAARGYAVFYPNYRGSTGKGVDYSKLGQNDYAGEEFNDLVRFKQHLVDKGLVDTKRVGITGGSYGGYASAWAATKLTEHFATSVMFVGVTNQLSKFGTTDISNEMHLVHARSYPWDKWQWYLERSPIYWAGQSKTPLLIMHGKDDPRVHPAQSMELYRYMKVQGKDVRLIYYPGEGHGNKRMAAKYDYSLRLMRWMDNYLLEGKSEMPEYKIDHAAKLKAKKESK from the coding sequence ATGGCTGCTACTGCAACATTTGCAAATGAGACACTTACGCTCGAAGACCTAACCAAAATTCAATCAGTTGGACAAACAGCTATCAGCCCTGATGGTGATTCTGTAGCATTTACCCGTTCGGTACCACGTGAAATTTATGTTGAAAAAGATGGTTTTAATTACAGTGAACTTTACTTAACAAATGCTAAAGGCAATGAACGCCCTTTTATCACTGGTAAGGTTAATATCTCAAGTCTTGAGTATTCTGCTGACGGTAAATTTGTCTATTTTTTAGCTAAATTTAAAGAAGATAAATTTAGAACAATTTATCGTATTCCTGTTGATGGTGGTCAATGGCAAAAAGTTATCGCGCTTAAAGGTACTTCAATCTCATCTTATGATTTAAGCCCAGATAACAAAAAAATCGCTATTATTGCAAAACCAGCTAAACCTAAAACAGATAAAGAGTTAGCAAAATTAGGCTTTAAAGCCGAGACTTACGAACTTGGTTTAACAACAGCTGAATTAATGGTTATTGATTTAGCAATAAACGAAGACGCCGTTAAATTAGATGGCTTAGCAATCGACCAGTATGTGAGCGATGTAAACTGGTCAAGTGATGCTCAAAAGCTGCTTGTTAAAACGCAACCAAGCGCACTTATTGATGATAAGTACATGAAGTCAACTTGGCATATCTATGACCTAACAAATAATAAAGTCGTTACCTCGTTTGCTACTGAAGGAAAACTAGGTGCTGCTGAATTTTCTGCAAATGGCAAATATGTTGCTATTCTTGGAGCAGAAGATAAACACGATCCTGCGACAGGTCGATTATACCTAGCTAATACTGAAACAGGTAAAATTGAAAACTGGTTACCAAATTTTGCTGGCCATATCAGCGATTTTGAATGGGCAAATAAATCAAATACCCTTCACTTTGTTGCACAAATTGATACAGAAAGCTTTATCGCAACTATCAAGCCAGGATCGAGTAAATACAAAACGAAACTTAAGCGCGGTAAATTAATTGCCGGACGTTTATCAATTTCTGATTCTGATAAGACAGTCGCTTTTTCTGGTCACTCACGTAAACACCCATCTGAAGCATTTATGCTTCGTGGCAAAAAAGAAATTCGCGTATCAAACTCAAATAATTGGCTAAATGACAAGCGTTTAGCAAAACAAGAAACGATATCATTTAACGCGGAAGATGGTACGCGATTAGATGGCGTACTTGTTTACCCTCTAGACTATCAAGAAGGTACTCAATATCCGCTTATTATGTCGGTACACGGTGGCCCTGAAAGTCACGACAAAGACGGTTGGGTAACTAACTACTCACGTCCAGGTCAAGTTGCAGCTGCCCGCGGTTACGCTGTATTTTACCCTAACTATCGCGGTTCAACCGGTAAAGGTGTTGATTATTCTAAACTAGGTCAAAATGACTACGCAGGGGAAGAGTTCAATGACCTTGTTCGCTTTAAACAACACCTTGTAGATAAAGGCCTAGTTGATACTAAACGTGTAGGTATTACTGGTGGTTCATACGGTGGTTATGCGTCTGCATGGGCTGCAACAAAACTGACTGAACACTTTGCTACTTCAGTAATGTTTGTTGGTGTAACTAACCAATTATCTAAGTTTGGTACAACCGATATTTCGAATGAGATGCACTTGGTACACGCTCGCTCATACCCATGGGATAAATGGCAGTGGTATTTAGAACGCTCACCAATTTATTGGGCTGGACAGTCTAAAACACCATTACTTATTATGCACGGGAAAGACGACCCGCGTGTTCACCCAGCACAATCAATGGAGCTCTATCGTTACATGAAGGTGCAAGGTAAAGACGTTCGTCTTATTTACTACCCAGGTGAAGGTCATGGTAATAAACGTATGGCTGCAAAGTATGATTATAGTCTACGTCTAATGCGCTGGATGGATAACTATTTACTTGAAGGTAAATCAGAAATGCCAGAGTATAAAATTGACCATGCAGCTAAGTTAAAAGCTAAAAAAGAAAGCAAATAA